The following proteins are co-located in the Vigna angularis cultivar LongXiaoDou No.4 chromosome 2, ASM1680809v1, whole genome shotgun sequence genome:
- the LOC108321713 gene encoding lipid phosphate phosphatase 2 isoform X1, protein MASWWDLRPFFGFQSIRTRFQDLSSRRLGISAVSGAHFSSINFPLIDKKNEEDFRTREVQLGSHTVSSHGYAVARTHKHDWLILLLLVLVVIGLLVVQPFHRFVGQDMMTDLRYPLKSNTVPVWSIPIYAVLLPIVIFLVVYIRRRDVYDLHHAVLGLLFSLLITAVITEAIKNAVGRPRPDFFWRCFPDGKDVYDKWGDVICHGEKEVVKEGYKSFPSGHTSWSFSGLGFLSLYLSGKIKAFDRRGHVAKLCIIFLPLLFASLVGISRVDDYWHHWQDVFAGGLLGLTVSTFCYLQFFPPPYHSEGWGPYAYFRMLEESRQMTQGPNVPNSGHAQLTEVQAESEEGQEGCHGYMGLSLSRDRNATLNDIESGRG, encoded by the exons ATGGCTTCTTGGTGGGATTTAAGACCCTTCTTTGGTTTTCAGTCTATTAGGACCCGCTTTCAG GATTTATCAAGCAGGAGGCTCGGAATCTCTGCTGTTTCTGGTGCTCACTTTTCATCCATTAATTTTCCATTGATAGACAAAAAGAATGAAGAG GATTTCAGAACGAGGGAAGTTCAACTTGGTTCACATACTGTGAGCTCTCATGGATATGCAGTTGCGAGAACACACAAACATGATTGGCTCATTCTCCTGCTCCTCGTGTTGGTTGTTATCGGCCTATTGGTTGTCCAGCCGTTCCATCGCTTTGTTGGGCAGGATATGATGACTGATCTCAGATATCCCCTGAAGAGTAATACGGTTCCTGTTTGGTCCATTCCC ATATATGCAGTTTTATTGCCTATAGTGATCTTTCTTGTTGTCTATATCCGAAGGAGAGATGTCTACGACCTTCATCATGCTGTGCTGG GTCTATTATTCTCTCTTTTAATAACAGCAGTAATTACTGAGGCAATAAAAAATGCAGTAGGTCGACCTCGACCAGACTTCTTCTGGCGATGTTTTCCAGATGGAAAAGAT GTTTATGATAAATGGGGAGATGTCATCTGTCATGGTGAAAAAGAGGTCGTAAAGGAAGGATATAAGAGTTTCCCAAGCGGCCATACTTCAT GGTCATTTTCTGGTCTGGGATTTTTATCACTGTACTTATCTGGGAAAATAAAAGCATTTGATCGCAGAGGTCATGTTGCAAAACTATGCATTATTTTTCTGCCACTACTTTTTGCATCACTTGTTGGCATTTCTCGAGTCGATGACTACTGGCACCACTGGCAGGATGTGTTTGCGGGAGGCCTTTTAG gGCTTACAGTGTCTACATTTTGCTATTTGCAGTTTTTTCCGCCTCCTTATCATTCCGAAG GCTGGGGTCCTTATGCATACTTTAGGATGTTGGAAGAATCACGACAAATGACCCAAGGTCCTAATGTTCCAAATTCTGGTCATGCACAGTTAACAGAGGTTCAGGCTGAGAGTGAGGAGGGTCAAGAAGGTTGCCATGGGTATATGGGGCTATCTTTATCACGGGATCGTAATGCAACACTGAATGACATTGAATCTGGAAGAGGATAA
- the LOC108321713 gene encoding lipid phosphate phosphatase 2 isoform X2: MASWWDLRPFFGFQSIRTRFQDFRTREVQLGSHTVSSHGYAVARTHKHDWLILLLLVLVVIGLLVVQPFHRFVGQDMMTDLRYPLKSNTVPVWSIPIYAVLLPIVIFLVVYIRRRDVYDLHHAVLGLLFSLLITAVITEAIKNAVGRPRPDFFWRCFPDGKDVYDKWGDVICHGEKEVVKEGYKSFPSGHTSWSFSGLGFLSLYLSGKIKAFDRRGHVAKLCIIFLPLLFASLVGISRVDDYWHHWQDVFAGGLLGLTVSTFCYLQFFPPPYHSEGWGPYAYFRMLEESRQMTQGPNVPNSGHAQLTEVQAESEEGQEGCHGYMGLSLSRDRNATLNDIESGRG, translated from the exons ATGGCTTCTTGGTGGGATTTAAGACCCTTCTTTGGTTTTCAGTCTATTAGGACCCGCTTTCAG GATTTCAGAACGAGGGAAGTTCAACTTGGTTCACATACTGTGAGCTCTCATGGATATGCAGTTGCGAGAACACACAAACATGATTGGCTCATTCTCCTGCTCCTCGTGTTGGTTGTTATCGGCCTATTGGTTGTCCAGCCGTTCCATCGCTTTGTTGGGCAGGATATGATGACTGATCTCAGATATCCCCTGAAGAGTAATACGGTTCCTGTTTGGTCCATTCCC ATATATGCAGTTTTATTGCCTATAGTGATCTTTCTTGTTGTCTATATCCGAAGGAGAGATGTCTACGACCTTCATCATGCTGTGCTGG GTCTATTATTCTCTCTTTTAATAACAGCAGTAATTACTGAGGCAATAAAAAATGCAGTAGGTCGACCTCGACCAGACTTCTTCTGGCGATGTTTTCCAGATGGAAAAGAT GTTTATGATAAATGGGGAGATGTCATCTGTCATGGTGAAAAAGAGGTCGTAAAGGAAGGATATAAGAGTTTCCCAAGCGGCCATACTTCAT GGTCATTTTCTGGTCTGGGATTTTTATCACTGTACTTATCTGGGAAAATAAAAGCATTTGATCGCAGAGGTCATGTTGCAAAACTATGCATTATTTTTCTGCCACTACTTTTTGCATCACTTGTTGGCATTTCTCGAGTCGATGACTACTGGCACCACTGGCAGGATGTGTTTGCGGGAGGCCTTTTAG gGCTTACAGTGTCTACATTTTGCTATTTGCAGTTTTTTCCGCCTCCTTATCATTCCGAAG GCTGGGGTCCTTATGCATACTTTAGGATGTTGGAAGAATCACGACAAATGACCCAAGGTCCTAATGTTCCAAATTCTGGTCATGCACAGTTAACAGAGGTTCAGGCTGAGAGTGAGGAGGGTCAAGAAGGTTGCCATGGGTATATGGGGCTATCTTTATCACGGGATCGTAATGCAACACTGAATGACATTGAATCTGGAAGAGGATAA
- the LOC128193337 gene encoding uncharacterized protein LOC128193337, which yields METKADAESFWTWNADKNANQKPFSVTKFLGNNNKTPKAQTSVLGPGFGAGIGCGAGIGLGLVGGLGFGGWPPFNHLHLVFGLGMGCGVGVGFGFGQGIGYDFSFQTRKSRKSNKRFSDPRKTVVIQI from the coding sequence ATGGAAACCAAAGCTGATGCTGAATCTTTCTGGACTTGGAATGCCGACAAGAACGCCAACCAAAAACCATTCTCTGTTACGAAGTTCCTaggaaacaacaacaaaactccCAAAGCTCAAACATCAGTGTTGGGTCCTGGCTTCGGAGCTGGCATCGGATGCGGCGCCGGGATAGGTTTGGGTTTGGTTGGTGGGTTGGGGTTCGGAGGCTGGCCGCCCTTCAACCACCTCCACCTGGTTTTTGGCCTGGGAATGGGTTGTGGAGTTGGTGTTGGCTTCGGCTTCGGCCAAGGCATTGGATACGATTTTAGTTTCCAGACTCGTAAGTCTAGAAAGTCCAACAAAAGATTTTCAGATCCCCGCAAAACAGTTGTTATTCAGATTTga
- the LOC108321715 gene encoding uncharacterized protein LOC108321715, with translation MEIIFPKATYGGIKRYLRRQRYRRLHGGAATGRRKMAIIQLRGPRRHWRLRTSGRLRWLMTSPLKMLAKLKNVYMNLMLKMAGNTRAINSDKIFGVKRIPNPRQVSKKYACDEFEARILFEISKTLVPSYELHPM, from the coding sequence ATGGAGATAATATTTCCCAAGGCAACGTACGGAGGCATAAAGAGGTACCTGAGACGGCAGCGCTACCGGCGTCTCCACGGTGGCGCGGCCACCGGAAGGAGGAAGATGGCGATAATCCAATTGAGAGGTCCACGTAGGCATTGGAGGTTGAGAACGAGTGGAAGGCTTAGATGGTTGATGACATCGCCATTGAAGATGTTGGCAAAGCTGAAGAACGTTTACATGAACTTGATGCTGAAGATGGCAGGGAACACACGTGCTATAAACAGTGATAAGATTTTCGGTGTTAAACGGATTCCAAACCCTCGCCAGGTGTCAAAGAAATATGCATGTGATGAATTTGAGGCAAGAATCCTTTTTGAGATTTCTAAGACCTTAGTGCCTTCCTATGAACTTCATCCCATGTAA
- the LOC108321662 gene encoding nuclear transcription factor Y subunit C-3 isoform X3, whose amino-acid sequence MNFTSNSASPNMLPNSVLRPSCTMSGYLQEDREVSNFNLPLDCNNNSVPSNSMSMTPYTMPQFRQDRERSSSNLLPSSLLPNSIQNPFHPMFEYCQQDREGSNCNQAMDFHSNSVSSNVVSNSMLVPSCPILHYHQEKDRERRNTFNLPLEFNSNSASTNVSNSSSMPSYPVPQYRPQNIQEGKLRSFWEKQLMDIQAAEAFKSQHKLPLARIRRIMKTDADVQMVSAETPMLMSKACEIFIQELTYRAWMRAEESNKSTVQPCDVAKVIMQNHAMQFLTDIVPDNLQNFCAYGAQQEERTAGNIAEGRHPSQATLPDTAGFMGNPMNVMNMGRGLEAGNQLIPQPNNMMQPPFVMPSDQFPYNFHPK is encoded by the exons atgaatttcactAGTAATTCAGCTTCACCAAACATGTTACCCAATTCTGTGTTGAGACCTTCTTGTACAATGTCTGGATATCTTCAAGAAGATAGAGAG GTAAGCAATTTCAATCTACCATTGGATTGCAATAACAATTCAGTTCCATCAAATTCCATGTCCATGACTCCTTATACGATGCCTCAATTTCGTCAAGACAGAGAG AGAAGCAGCAGCAATTTACTTCCATCAAGTTTGCTACCAAATTCCATACAGAATCCCTTTCATCCGATGTTTGAGTACTGTCAACAAGATAGAGAG GGGAGTAATTGCAATCAAGCAATGGATTTCCATAGTAATTCTGTTTCATCAAATGTTGTCTCAAATTCTATGTTAGTGCCCTCTTGTCCTATACTTCATTATCATCAAGAAAAAGATAGAGAG CGGAGAAACACTTTCAATCTACCATTGGAATTCAACAGTAATTCAGCTTCAACAAATGTGTCGAATTCCAGTTCAATGCCCTCGTATCCAGTGCCTCAGTATCGTCCACAAAATATACAG GAGGGGAAACTCAGATCCTTCTGGGAGAAGCAGTTGATGGATATTCAAGCTGCTGAAG CATTTAAGAGCCAGCACAAGTTGCCGTTAGCTCGAATCAGAAGGATAATGAAAACAGACGCAGATGTGCAG ATGGTGAGTGCTGAAACTCCCATGCTGATGTCAAAAGCATGTGAGATTTTCATCCAGGAACTCACTTATCGTGCCTGGATGCGTGCTGAAGAGAGCAACAAAAGTACTGTGCAGCCATGTGACGTTGCTAAGGTTATTATGCAGAATCATGCCATGCAATTCCTCACTGATATTGTCCCAGATAACCTCCAAAATTTCTGTGCTTATGGTGCTCAG CAGGAAGAGCGTACTGCTGGAAACATTGCAGAAGGAAGGCATCCAAGCCAAGCTACCCTGCCTGACACAGCTGGTTTTATGGGAAATCCTATGAATGTGATGAATATGGGCAGA GGCTTGGAGGCAGGAAACCAGCTGATTCCTCAACCCAACAACATGATGCAGCCTCCCTTTGTTATGCCTTCAGATCAATTTCCTTACAAT
- the LOC108321662 gene encoding uncharacterized protein LOC108321662 isoform X1 produces MNFTSNSASPNMLPNSVLRPSCTMSGYLQEDREVSNFNLPLDCNNNSVPSNSMSMTPYTMPQFRQDRERSSSNLLPSSLLPNSIQNPFHPMFEYCQQDREANNFILPTDFNNNLASSNMVSNFMSNPFYSMPQYNEEHRQGSNCNQAMDFHSNSVSSNVVSNSMLVPSCPILHYHQEKDRERRNTFNLPLEFNSNSASTNVSNSSSMPSYPVPQYRPQNIQEGKLRSFWEKQLMDIQAAEAFKSQHKLPLARIRRIMKTDADVQMVSAETPMLMSKACEIFIQELTYRAWMRAEESNKSTVQPCDVAKVIMQNHAMQFLTDIVPDNLQNFCAYGAQQEERTAGNIAEGRHPSQATLPDTAGFMGNPMNVMNMGRGLEAGNQLIPQPNNMMQPPFVMPSDQFPYNFHPK; encoded by the exons atgaatttcactAGTAATTCAGCTTCACCAAACATGTTACCCAATTCTGTGTTGAGACCTTCTTGTACAATGTCTGGATATCTTCAAGAAGATAGAGAG GTAAGCAATTTCAATCTACCATTGGATTGCAATAACAATTCAGTTCCATCAAATTCCATGTCCATGACTCCTTATACGATGCCTCAATTTCGTCAAGACAGAGAG AGAAGCAGCAGCAATTTACTTCCATCAAGTTTGCTACCAAATTCCATACAGAATCCCTTTCATCCGATGTTTGAGTACTGTCAACAAGATAGAGAG GCAAACAATTTTATTCTACCAACGGATTTCAATAATAATCTAGCTTCATCCAATATGGTATCAAATTTCATGTCAAATCCCTTTTATTCAATGCCTCAGTATAATGAAGAACATAGACAG GGGAGTAATTGCAATCAAGCAATGGATTTCCATAGTAATTCTGTTTCATCAAATGTTGTCTCAAATTCTATGTTAGTGCCCTCTTGTCCTATACTTCATTATCATCAAGAAAAAGATAGAGAG CGGAGAAACACTTTCAATCTACCATTGGAATTCAACAGTAATTCAGCTTCAACAAATGTGTCGAATTCCAGTTCAATGCCCTCGTATCCAGTGCCTCAGTATCGTCCACAAAATATACAG GAGGGGAAACTCAGATCCTTCTGGGAGAAGCAGTTGATGGATATTCAAGCTGCTGAAG CATTTAAGAGCCAGCACAAGTTGCCGTTAGCTCGAATCAGAAGGATAATGAAAACAGACGCAGATGTGCAG ATGGTGAGTGCTGAAACTCCCATGCTGATGTCAAAAGCATGTGAGATTTTCATCCAGGAACTCACTTATCGTGCCTGGATGCGTGCTGAAGAGAGCAACAAAAGTACTGTGCAGCCATGTGACGTTGCTAAGGTTATTATGCAGAATCATGCCATGCAATTCCTCACTGATATTGTCCCAGATAACCTCCAAAATTTCTGTGCTTATGGTGCTCAG CAGGAAGAGCGTACTGCTGGAAACATTGCAGAAGGAAGGCATCCAAGCCAAGCTACCCTGCCTGACACAGCTGGTTTTATGGGAAATCCTATGAATGTGATGAATATGGGCAGA GGCTTGGAGGCAGGAAACCAGCTGATTCCTCAACCCAACAACATGATGCAGCCTCCCTTTGTTATGCCTTCAGATCAATTTCCTTACAAT
- the LOC108321662 gene encoding uncharacterized protein LOC108321662 isoform X2 yields MNFTSNSASPNMLPNSVLRPSCTMSGYLQEDREVSNFNLPLDCNNNSVPSNSMSMTPYTMPQFRQDRERSSSNLLPSSLLPNSIQNPFHPMFEYCQQDREANNFILPTDFNNNLASSNMVSNFMSNPFYSMPQYNEEHRQGSNCNQAMDFHSNSVSSNVVSNSMLVPSCPILHYHQEKDRERRNTFNLPLEFNSNSASTNVSNSSSMPSYPVPQYRPQNIQEGKLRSFWEKQLMDIQAAEAFKSQHKLPLARIRRIMKTDADVQMVSAETPMLMSKACEIFIQELTYRAWMRAEESNKSTVQPCDVAKVIMQNHAMQFLTDIVPDNLQNFCAYGAQEERTAGNIAEGRHPSQATLPDTAGFMGNPMNVMNMGRGLEAGNQLIPQPNNMMQPPFVMPSDQFPYNFHPK; encoded by the exons atgaatttcactAGTAATTCAGCTTCACCAAACATGTTACCCAATTCTGTGTTGAGACCTTCTTGTACAATGTCTGGATATCTTCAAGAAGATAGAGAG GTAAGCAATTTCAATCTACCATTGGATTGCAATAACAATTCAGTTCCATCAAATTCCATGTCCATGACTCCTTATACGATGCCTCAATTTCGTCAAGACAGAGAG AGAAGCAGCAGCAATTTACTTCCATCAAGTTTGCTACCAAATTCCATACAGAATCCCTTTCATCCGATGTTTGAGTACTGTCAACAAGATAGAGAG GCAAACAATTTTATTCTACCAACGGATTTCAATAATAATCTAGCTTCATCCAATATGGTATCAAATTTCATGTCAAATCCCTTTTATTCAATGCCTCAGTATAATGAAGAACATAGACAG GGGAGTAATTGCAATCAAGCAATGGATTTCCATAGTAATTCTGTTTCATCAAATGTTGTCTCAAATTCTATGTTAGTGCCCTCTTGTCCTATACTTCATTATCATCAAGAAAAAGATAGAGAG CGGAGAAACACTTTCAATCTACCATTGGAATTCAACAGTAATTCAGCTTCAACAAATGTGTCGAATTCCAGTTCAATGCCCTCGTATCCAGTGCCTCAGTATCGTCCACAAAATATACAG GAGGGGAAACTCAGATCCTTCTGGGAGAAGCAGTTGATGGATATTCAAGCTGCTGAAG CATTTAAGAGCCAGCACAAGTTGCCGTTAGCTCGAATCAGAAGGATAATGAAAACAGACGCAGATGTGCAG ATGGTGAGTGCTGAAACTCCCATGCTGATGTCAAAAGCATGTGAGATTTTCATCCAGGAACTCACTTATCGTGCCTGGATGCGTGCTGAAGAGAGCAACAAAAGTACTGTGCAGCCATGTGACGTTGCTAAGGTTATTATGCAGAATCATGCCATGCAATTCCTCACTGATATTGTCCCAGATAACCTCCAAAATTTCTGTGCTTATGGTGCTCAG GAAGAGCGTACTGCTGGAAACATTGCAGAAGGAAGGCATCCAAGCCAAGCTACCCTGCCTGACACAGCTGGTTTTATGGGAAATCCTATGAATGTGATGAATATGGGCAGA GGCTTGGAGGCAGGAAACCAGCTGATTCCTCAACCCAACAACATGATGCAGCCTCCCTTTGTTATGCCTTCAGATCAATTTCCTTACAAT